One genomic segment of Brassica napus cultivar Da-Ae chromosome A3, Da-Ae, whole genome shotgun sequence includes these proteins:
- the LOC106419587 gene encoding uncharacterized protein LOC106419587 — MIATITLIPAPVDTAGDDRYVWRHGEDEYKPCFSSVKTWEQIRMQHPTVAWSKIVWFPQAIPRFSFITWLALKDRLSTGARSRAWGCIQACLLCGEPDETRDHLFFACPYSFTVWIDLVGYLLGSHVNPDWSITIASLLSSRRKEIKTCLLKLAFQTTIYSLWRERNSRRHQGHPQSAAHMVRIIDKLIKNRISSLRHRRPSFYSDMMQCWMGRTT; from the coding sequence ATGATAGCCACCATCACTTTAATTCCAGCTCCGGTGGACACTGCAGGCGATGATCGGTATGTGTGGCGTCATGGGGAGGACGAGTACAAGCCGTGTTTCTCAAGTGTCAAAACATGGGAGCAGATTCGAATGCAGCATCCTACCGTAGCTTGGAGCAAGATTGTATGGTTCCCACAGGCCATCCCTCGGTTCTCTTTCATTACTTGGCTGGCACTCAAGGATAGATTGTCCACGGGAGCCAGAAGTAGGGCCTGGGGATGCATCCAGGCATGCCTTCTATGCGGAGAACCAGATGAAACTCGAGATCACTTGTTCTTTGCGTGTCCCTACTCTTTCACGGTCTGGATTGATCTGGTGGGGTACCTCCTAGGGTCTCATGTGAACCCTGACTGGTCTATCACCATCgcatctcttctttcttctcgtCGCAAGGAGATCAAGACCTGTCTCCTAAAACTTGCTTTCCAGACCACGATATACAGCTTGTGGAGGGAGAGGAATAGTCGTCGGCACCAAGGCCACCCACAGAGTGCTGCTCACATGGTTCGTATCATTGACAAGCTCATCAAGAATAGGATCTCTTCCCTGCGTCACCGGCGGCCATCTTTCTACAGTGATATGATGCAGTGTTGGATGGGACGCACCACGTAG
- the LOC106419524 gene encoding LOW QUALITY PROTEIN: long-chain-alcohol oxidase FAO4A (The sequence of the model RefSeq protein was modified relative to this genomic sequence to represent the inferred CDS: inserted 2 bases in 1 codon), with protein MEYQNKSSLHKDSMEAKLDVEFGSPRQQDETKTLYANSLTAREMESLVAICDTLIPSIDGAEVGHLDDGVAGYYSASASHTGTPDRVARLMSQRLHHPKKWILRVGLWSLSTWIGSLVLCGRRSFIGGFPFFQRFCRLPKKQREETLLNWASSYFLLLRMFFRSIKLITALVFFTQVDEKGKNLAWKAIGYNGPSSDHSDHEEELNETKTNKKMPKEIFGPLYNGIINLKKPREAVTKKLTDHGFTVSTQKSNNNRSSISNPVMTIRCDAVVVGSGSGGGVVAGLLAKAGYKVLVVEKGNYYARSNLSQLEGQAMDEMYLSGGLLATSDMNVVILAGSTVGGGSTINWSASIKTPEHVMKEWAEKSELELFESDLYREAMDVVCERMGVQCGFVEEGFNNEVLRKGCEELGLKVKNIPRNASKDHYCGFCSLGCKKGQKQGTSETWLVDLVESGNGLILPGCRAMEVLYECESGNKKKTSTGIAFAFGEDIYVVESRATVVACGALRTPHLLKRSGLKNGNIGRNLCLHPVVMAWGWFPEEEKWPEKKKKSYEGGIMTAMSSVLNAEAKTTYGETVIQTPSLHPGMFSGVIPWTSSNDFKTRMLKFSRTAHVFTLLRDKGTGTINSKSYIDYNLNDEDEESLKKGLESVLNILIAAGADXIGTHNSKGKSLNVRTASAVEIERFVREESSKSLKDLSGQICSAHQMGSCRMGIRPEESAVRPTGETWEVEGLFVADTSVFPTALGVNPMVTVQSIAYCIGLNVVGALKKK; from the exons ATggaatatcaaaacaaaagcAGTCTTCATAAAGATTCGATGGAAGCAAAACTTGACGTCGAATTTGGAAGTCCCCGGCAGCAAGATGAAACGAAAACGCTTTATGCGAACTCACTGACGGCGCGTGAGATGGAATCTCTGGTTGCGATCTGCGATACTCTAATACCATCTATCGACGGCGCTGAAGTAGGACACCTGGATGACGGCGTCGCTGGATACTACTCCGCCTCTGCTTCTCATACTGGAACTCCCGACCGT GTGGCGAGGTTAATGAGTCAGAGACTTCACCACCCAAAGAAGTGGATTTTAAGAGTTGGACTGTGGTCACTCTCCACATGGATTGGAAGTCTCGTCTTGTGTGGTCGGAGAAGTTTCATCGGCGGCTTTCCATTCTTCCAGAGATTCTGCCGGCTGCcaaagaaacagagagaagaGACATTGCTCAATTGGGCTTCAAGCTATTTCTTACTCCTAAGAATGTTCTTTAGGTCCATCAAACTTATCACTGCCCTTGTCTTCTTTACCCAG GTGGATGAAAAAGGAAAGAACTTGGCGTGGAAAGCAATAGGATACAATGGACCcagctcagatcatagtgatcatGAAGAAGAATTAAATGAGACGAAGACTAACAAAAAGATGCCTAAGGAGATCTTTGGACCACTATACAATGGCATCATCAATCTCAAAAAGCCTAGAGAAGCCGTGACAAAGAAGTTAACAGATCATGGCTTCACAGTATCAACTCAAAAGAGCAATAACAACAGATCATCTATTTCTAACCCAGTGATGACAATCCGGTGTGACGCCGTGGTGGTTGGGTCTGGATCCGGCGGAGGAGTAGTGGCCGGACTTTTAGCCAAGGCGGGTTATAAAGTTTTGGTGGTGGAGAAAGGAAACTACTATGCAAGAAGCAATCTCTCTCAACTTGAGGGGCAAGCAATGGATGAGATGTACTTATCCGGTGGGTTACTAGCAACTTCTGATATGAACGTAGTGATTCTCGCCGGGTCCACTGTCGGAGGCGGTTCAACCATTAACTGGTCGGCCTCGATCAAGACACCGGAACACGTGATGAAGGAATGGGCTGAAAAGTCAGAACTCGAGTTGTTTGAAAGCGATTTGTATAGAGAGGCAATGGATGTTGTGTGTGAGAGAATGGGTGTTCAATGCGGATTTGTGGAAGAAGGGTTTAATAATGAGGTCTTGAGGAAAGGTTGTGAAGAACTAGGGTTAAAAGTgaagaatattccgaggaatgcTTCAAAGGATCATTACTGTGGGTTTTGTTCCTTGGGATGCAAGAAAGGTCAAAAGCAGGGGACTTCAGAGACTTGGCTTGTAGATTTAGTGGAATCTGGTAATGGTTTGATCCTTCCAGGTTGTAGAGCGATGGAAGTCTTGTACGAGTGTGAAAGTGGGAACAAGAAGAAGACCTCTACTGGAATTGCGTTTGCGTTTGGGGAAGACATCTATGTGGTGGAGTCTAGGGCCACGGTAGTGGCCTGCGGTGCGCTTAGAACGCCTCATTTGTTGAAACGCAGCGGTTTGAAGAATGGTAACATTGGGAGAAACCTTTGTTTACATCCAGTTGTTATGGCTTGGGGATGGTTCCCTGAGGAGGAGAAGTGgccagagaagaagaaaaagagctACGAGGGAGGGATAATGACAGCAATGTCTAGCGTTTTAAACGCAGAAGCAAAGACTACTTATGGTGAAACGGTGATCCAAACGCCTTCTCTTCATCCAGGGATGTTCTCAGGGGTCATTCCTTGGACGTCAAGCAATGATTTCAAAACCCGAATGCTCAAATTCTCAAGAACCGCACACGTTTTCACGCTTTTGAGAGATAAAGGAACCGGAACAATCAACTCAAAGAGTTACATCGACTACAACTTAAACGATGAAGACGAAGAGAGTCTAAAGAAAGGTCTTGAGAGTGTCTTGAACATTTTGATAGCGGCTGGAGCTGA CATCGGGACACATAACTCAAAAGGTAAGAGTTTGAACGTTAGAACAGCGAGTGCGGTAGAGATTGAGAGGTTTGTGAGAGAAGAGAGTTCAAAGAGCTTGAAGGATTTGTCTGGACAGATATGTTCAGCTCATCAAATGGGAAGTTGTAGGATGGGGATAAGACCCGAAGAATCTGCGGTGAGGCCAACGGGAGAGACTTGGGAGGTCGAAGGCCTATTTGTGGCGGATACAAGTGTTTTTCCGACGGCTTTAGGGGTTAATCCGATGGTCACCGTTCAGTCAATTGCTTATTGTATTGGACTTAATGTTGTTGGGGCTCTTAAAAAGAAGTGA